From the Corallococcus exiguus genome, the window TGTGGGCTGTGGCGGTCCCATGGAGCGGGAGGAGGAGCCGAACCTGACCTCGCAGGAGGCGCCGCTCCCGGACTGCGCCACCAGCCCGACCAGCGTCAGGACCTACTACGACGCCAACAACTGGGTCATTGGCGAGCGCGGGTGCGACTGCGGGGACTGGATCCACTGGGGGCAGATTTCGAGCATCTACGACATCCGCACCTCCTGTTAGGCCCTCCGCGGAGCCGCTGCGGATGTGGACGACGAGCGTGCCGCAACCGCCAACCCCGCAACGCCCGTTGTTGCCTGACAGGCAACTGTGGCCTCCCAGGCAACAACAGACGTCAATCCATGCCCTGAAGAAACTTCGCCTGGATCCATGGCGATAAAGACTTGTTGTAGTCCGCACCCCGCGGCTCGACACTTCGAGGCCTGGAAATGCCTGTGTTTCATGGAGCCCGCCGGCTCGCGTTGTGCCTGCTCACGTTCGTCCTCGCCTGCGGTTCCACCGAACCCGATCCGAAGCCTGGGGAGGACGACGACAGCGACAAGGTCGCGGCGCTCACCCTCTCGCCGAACGGGGCGACGCTCCTGGTGGGCGAATCGCTGACCCTGGCCGCCCAGGCGCTCGACGACAGCGGCCACGCGCTCCAGAACTTCCAGGTGACCTGGTCCTCCCAGCTGCCCGCGTACGCCACGGTGGCCGGCGGCCGGGTGACAGGCGTGGCGCCGGGCGGCACGGTCATCACGGCCAAGGTGGGCTCGGTGAGCACGACCCTGACGGTGATCGTGATGCCGGACGACGCGTCCCGTCCGTCCAGCGACGAGGTCCTGGCGTCCGCGCATGAGGCAGGCCTCATCAACGACGAAGAGCTGCTGGCCTACCGGGTGTACGCCGCGTTCAGCGATCCCCGGCTGCCCCTCCAGTACAAGGCCCGCGTCGAGCCGGCCTTCGACGTCACCCCGCTCGAGGAGCTTCACGCGCGCTTCGACGACCTCTCCGCGCCGATGCAAGACGCGCTCGGGATGTACCTGCTGCGCCCGGCTGACCCGGGGAGCTGGCTCAACACGCCCCTGCCCGACGCCCGGCTGAGCAGCATGAAGCGACCCTCCTGCAAGCCCCACTCCGACGGCTGGTACTCCCTTTCGAAGTCCCACGCGAAGGTGAAGGTCTGGTTCGAGTTCGCCATCGCGGGTCAACGCGAGCAGGCCGACCTCCTCGACAAGGCGATAGAGAATGAGATCTGGCCGAAGCTGATGGCGCTGGGGCTCAAGGAGCCACTCACCGACGGGTCCATCGCTGTCTGCAACGGAGGAAGCCCCCAGCTCGACCTCTACTTGTCCCGCAACATGAACGGCCGGGGATTGACCCTCCCGGAAGGCTTGGACAACACGCAGGCCGCCACCTACATCCTGCTGTGGGATGGGCTTGGCGATGACGAGCTCAAGGGTGCGGCGACCCACGAGCTGATGCACGCCATCCAGTGGTCCTACAAGACGAAGGGCCCGCAGGGCAGCTACGGGTGGATCCGCGATGCGACCGCGAACTGGGCCATCGACCAGGTGTATGGCCAACAGCAGCCACAGCTCGAGCACGACTACGCCGACTGCTTCATGAGCTCCCCGGACCTGTCCCTGGAGGACCGCTCCCCGGGCCACTGCAAGTCGCCGGCGGCGGGCCCGCTGGCGGCACGGGACTACGGCGCCTACCTGTTCTTCCAATTCCTGGCGAAGAAGCACGGCCCGAACGTCGTGGTGGCGGCGCTGGAGAAGCTGACCACGGAGACCTCCAGCCTCACCGCGGTGGACTCCTCCGTCCCTGGCAAGCTGGAGAAGACCTGGCCGGATTTCGCGAAGGTGCTCTGGAACCAGGCGCCCATCGACGCCAAGGCGGAGTCCTTCGCGAAGTGGGACCAGCTCACGGAGAAGGTGAAGCCCCACGCGATCAAGGGCGACCTGGCCGGCGCGCCCGAGCACAAGGAAGAGCTCCACGACGAGCTGAAGAACCTGTCCAACCACTACGAGCACTTCACGTTCAGTGACCCGAACACGCGCTCCCTGATCTTCCACAACGGGTGGTTCAAGAACATCACCGACTCGAAGGATCCGGTGAAGGTGCTCGCGCTCTGGAACGACGCGAGCGGGACGTGGCACGAGGAGGACTGGAGCGATTACGAGTACGTGGGCCTCTGCCGTGACATGAAGTCGCAGCGGGCCCAGGACCTGATCATCATCACCAGCAACGCGAAGTTCGCACCCAATGGCGGCGGGAGCCTGAAGGCAGCGAAGACGCCCTACCTCAAGCGCAGCAACCTGGGCTGCTGGAAGTACAAGGGCACCTCGAAGGCGGTCCTGACGGGGGCGGGCTGGTCCGGCCGGGGAAAAATCCTCGACTCGAACCTGGAGTACCAGGTGCTGGGAGCCTTCGCGACCGCGGACTACGAACATCTGAACCTCCCGCACACGAAGCGGCTGGGAGCCTTCATGATCATGCCGGTCAGCGGCGATTTCACGCTCGACGTCGACTACAACTTCGGAGGCTGCCGGTACACGCACGGGCCCACGAAGTACGCGCTGGTCGCGAATGGAGGGGTGATGTTGATGAACCCCTTCAACGAGTTGAAGTCGCCGGATCCCGACACCCAGGACTGGCTGTCGCATGCGTCGCGCTCGTACACGTCAGCGATTGGTGATGGACGCATCGTGGATATCGCCGTCGGCGGCGGCCCGGACTGCCGGGGTCCGGAGAAGGATGCCCCCGGGAACATCCTCTTGACGGACACGGGTTCACCGCCGCTCGCGAAGCCCAATGGCGAGCTGTCCGGGACGTTCCCCTACGCGGACGCCGTCTTCACCTGGACGCTGCAGCCTCAGAGCGAACCCTGAGTTCAGAACGCGACCTGGAACCGGGACATCACGACGTTCTCGGCTTCCCGGTCGCCTTCCACCGCCCCGCCCACGTAGGTCGTGTGGTGATAGTTCAACGCGACGCGCACGCGCCGGTTGAAGGCGAAGAGGGTGGCGACGCCGAAGCCCCGGGCCTGGCTCACGGAGCGCGTGGGGTCCGCGAAGATGGGGAACGCTTCGTCGTCCATGTCCAGGCCCTGATAGCGCGCGGAGATCTCCAGCGCGCCGCCCTTGCCTGTCTTGGGGTTGAAGGGCTGGTGGGGCTTGGGGCCCGTGAAGGACGCGTCCCCGCCCAGCACATACGACGCATACGCCTGCCACGCGTGGTGGCGCAGGCGCGCGCGCTGGTCACCGATGCTCACCTCTTGTGACGACAGGACGTACTCCGCCAGGAGCCCCACCGGGCCCCAGTAGAAGTAGCCCTGGGGCGACAGACGCACGTGCTCTCCGTCCGCGACGACGGTCGGTCCGGTGGTCCCGTTGTTCAGGAAGCTGAAGATGATCTCCTGGCCGGTGCTGCGCTGCGGCACCAGGGCGGTCGTGGAGGTGTTGGTGGAGGGCGTGCCGAACTGGAGGCCCCGGGAGACGGCGACGCCCAGGCCCAGGCCCTGGAGCGCGGAGTCCGTATCGCCCTTGAAGGGCTGGGCGAAGACGCGGGCCACCATGTCGAAGCTGTCGTCGGTGTTGACGTCGATGCTGGCACCGTCGGGATCGCCGTTGACCACCGCGAACGCATACGCGAGGCGCCCTCCGGCGATGTCGCCGTGCAGCTGCAGGCCCGCGTCGCGGATGGGGACCAGGTCGAAGGTGAGCGAGCGTTCGATGAAGGGGACGTCCGTGTTGGCCTGGAGCAACTCCAGCCCGAAGGGCGTCTTGAAGCGGCCGGCGCGCAGGCGGAGCCACTCGACGGGGCGCAGGTCGATATACGCATCCTGGATGAGTGGCTGATTGACGCCGAAGTCCGGCATGAGCCGGAAGTCCACGAAGCCGAACAGCGTCCCGTCCAGGAAGGGACGCAGGCGCCGGATGAGGAACGTATTGGTGCCGCTCCGGTCCGAGTCCGCCACGTAGAAGCGGCCGTCCCCCTGGACCTGTCCGCGGATCTTCAGCACGAAGGCCTTGTCGGCGGTGGAGAAGGTGTAGCCCTCCTCGGAGAGCTGGACGATGGGGGGCTCCGGGGCCTTTTCGGGCTCGGTCGCCTGGGCGCGGGCCGGGGGCGCGGCGAGCAACAGCAACCCCAGGGTGGCGAGGTGGGCGGCGGAGAAGGCGGACACGCGGGACCTTTCAGGCGAGGGGCGCCAGGGACGGGAGGGGGCGCCGGGCACGCACCCTCCCCGCGTGAAAGTGATGCTGTCAAGCGGCCTTTTCGCCGGTGTCGCGCTGGCGCCCAACAGCCCCCTAAGCTTGCGCTCCAACTGAGGTGTGTCCCAGGACGGCCCGCTCGCGTGCTACCCCGAGCCGGGCCATTCCCACACCGCGCGCTCAGACGACGGGTTGCACACGGTCCTTCGAGGATGCCTTGAACGGTGCCGTTGTCGGAACAAAGCCAACAGCCCAGGCATAGCTGGAAAGGCACATCTCGACCGTGTACTTGCTTCCATTGCTGGTCAACAGCCCATCCGCCACCACCAGCACCTCGTTACCCTCGCGCAGCAACACCCCGACATGCCCCGCGTGTCCGGTGCCTCCCTGCTTGTACGACTTGTCTGCTTGCTTCAACACGCTGCGAGACAGCGCTGGACCGAAGACGACGATGGCTCCTTCGGGGAGTGAGCGGAGCGTCTCGACGCTCTGCTGGGGAGGTGCCCCCAGACTGCCGTGGCCCCGGAGGAGCGCCGTGCACTCAATGAACTTCAGCAACTCCAAGGTGTGCTTCATGAACTTGGCGCTGTCCGAGGCAGCCGCACACTTCACATGGGAGTCGTCCGTGACCAACTCCGTCTTCTTGTCCAGGTGACTGTGCTTCGACACGTAATAGCCTTTGGTCGAGGCGGCGATCCACTGGCCGGTGCCGTAATCATAGACCTTGCCGACGATGCCACTCGAGACATAGGGGCGGTCCAAACCGTAGCTATAACCCACCGCACTCAGCATCTCGCAGACGCCCTTGGCACAGAGCCCCAGGTTCTTCTTGTTCATCCGCTCCCGGGCCTGCTGTCCCAGCTTCCGGAGCGTTTCCTGATGGGCCGTCGCGGGGAGCTTCAACGCGGGAGAAGATGAGCCCCTGACGGCGGCCTGGATGGAGGAGGTCTGCTTCGTTCCCTGGGATGCGGGCGTGGTCGCCGCGACGGACGGCGCGCTGACGTCCGCGGACTGGATCCCCAGCCCGGCGAGTCTCGGATCCCTCCGGGAGTAGACAACCCCGGCCTTCCAACCCTCCACCTGCTGGATGGCCGCCGCGAACTTCTGTAACTCCGCGCTGCTCAGGCTCGAGAGGAGCCTGTTCACATCGACTCCGGTCTTCTTCGACAACGTGCGGGCGTAGGCCACCGGATCGTTGTCATCGGAGGCGGGCGCGTAGCGCTTCATCGCCGCCGTCACGGAGAGCGTCTGATATTGCTGGGTCTTGAGCAGCTCGATGAGCGCGGCGAAGCCCGTGGCGTGGTTCGGAAAGATGGCGAAATGGCGGTTGTGCTTTCCCTTGAATGCACCATGCGCATTCGCGAAGGAGCCATTGCGGATGTTTCCCGGATTGTTGTTGCGCCAGGCGATGGTGCCTTCGCCGCGCACTTCGTTCGGGTAGAGGACGTAGCCGTTGATGACGTTGCCCGAGGTTCCGTCACCTGTCGCGGCGGATGCCACCTTGTTGGATGCCGGCGCCGTCTTTGGCGTGGAGACGGCTTGCGCCGAGGAGACCCGCTGGGGCGTCCTGCTCGACACGCCTCCCTTGTAGAAATCGGGGACGAGCCCCGCCTCCACCCAACCTCGGTCCGTGGCCTTCTGGCTGCAGACACCTTTCTCCTTGTTGGCGGCCTCGATCGTCATCCCGTTCCCGAGGCTGATGGCCACATGTCCTTTCGTGAAGAGCAACGCTCCACGTGTCCGGATGGCCTCCTCCACGGGGATGATGGTTTTCTTCTCGCGGCAGTGTGCCCGCTGGTTCTGCGAACCGTCTGGCATTTTGGCGCCCGCCTGCGCCGCGGCCCACTCCACGAGCTCGGAGCAGTCAAAGGCCTTGGCATCGCGGTTCGTGGCCGCCACCTCCGCGCCATACACGTACTTCTTCCCCTTCTGCGCCAGCGCGGCCTGCACCATGATTTCGATGCCTGGGTGGGGTTGGGATCCCCCCGATGGGACAGGGGTGGGCCCGGCGAGCCCTCGCAGAAATTGGATTTGCGCGTCCTCGTCCGGGAAGACGACACCGGCTGCGAGACAGTCGATCAGCAGGTTCCGGAGCGCGCGCTCCTTCTTCAGCATCTCGAGGGCCGGGCCCTGGCGGGACCTGACAAGCGCGACGTACTGCAACGCCACGTCGTCGGAGTCCGAGGTGTATTCCGCGTCGAGCAGCCGGAACGCGGCGATGACGAAGTGCGCGTCAGCCCCCCGGTTGTAAAGCGCCTGGGCGAGCCCCTTCTCGTCCGTGGACCACCTCGATGAGAACTTCTCGACCAACGCCTCCGCGTCGTTCGCGGAGGCCTTGTTGGCCACCGGCGCCGATGGGGTGCGGGGAGAAGAGAGGTGGAGCCCGAGCGCTCCCGCCGTCTTGGGCCCCACCACCCCATCGGGAACCAGTCCCCTGCTCCGTTGAAACGCTGTCACCGCCGCGAAGGTCTTCGGTCCGAAGTGACCGTCCACCTCGCCAACCTCTGGGTGAAGCGTCTTCAGCCGCGATTGCAGGGCACTCACCTGCAAGCCCTGACTACCCAATCGGAGGAAATCCCGAGGGTCCTCCTCGGCTGGCACGAACGGCGCGAAGGGCGAATTCAAGGCTTGCTTCTGTGGCATGAGTCCCTCTGGGAAAGGAGTGTCACGGCACGTCTGGACAAGCCTATTCTGAACTCACGCCCTGTGAATATCAAACACACACAGGCAAATAAACTCCTGAAGTCCTGCTCAACCCGCCAATTGGCAGACGAGTGATTCAGGCAGGATGGATTGCGTGGCATCCTGGACCCGGTACTCCAGCCGCATGGCCGGCCCATCCGGATTCTCTTCATCCCCTGGCGTCATGAATCGCGCCTGACAGGACCAGGTCTGGGGCCCGTCGTGCGTGTCGCACTGGACGAACCATTCCCTGTAGTCAACGCGAGCCTTCTTCACGAGCGCACCGAGCGTCCCGGCCTCCTTCAACTGGGAACAGGACTCACCGGTTGCCGCCAGCGCCATGCCAGACTTCTCAATGAAGTCGAGAGCCACCCGCGAGTCATCAAGCTTCAGGCGTTGCGTGCCGGGCTTCTCCGCGCGGGGCCAGAAGGATGTCAGGGACACTCCATCTAGTGAGCCGAGGAGTTTTCTCTGATTCACGTCATAGAGACGCACGGTCTTGCCGGCAGTGACCAGCAGCACGCCACCGCGGGACATCAGCGAGAGGTCGGTGCCGCCGGGCAGCGTGAGCTTCTCGGGTTCAACGAACTTGCCGCCTGCATTCCAGCGCAGCGGCGAGGACGCATTCGCGACTTCGACCGGCTCCGCCCGGTAGTAGATGGCCCCTCCCGAGAGGTTGCTACGAACCCAGTTGCTCTCCCCCAGGAGGTCCTCGCCACGGGGCCCGATGAGGTCCATTTCCGCGGAGGCATCCAGGGCCGTTTGCTCCTCGTCGGAGACGGCTTCCGGACGCAGGTCATCATTCGATGCGCGCTTCGTGCTGGGGCCGAGCTTTCGGGCGAGCTCGAGCACGTGCGTCCCCTCGGAGAGGTCCGAGCCATACTCCGCCACCCGCGTCTCCACGCGCGTCCACTTGTCCCCGGAGAGGCGATAGGCGTGTGCCAGACCGGACTCCCCCTCTGAGTCGACGGGGTATTGCGCGCCTTCGAAAACCAGGACGCGCTGGCCCTCTTTTTCAGCGCGCTCGGGAGGCTTCATGGGAGGGCTGTCATAGTGAGCGACGAGCGCGACAGGCCGACCCTCCGGGTCGAACCCGAGTTCGTCGGTACGCCCCACGCCGGGCAGCGGCAGCGGAGTGCCCTGTCCGGCGACGAGATCCACCAGCCAGGCACGTGGGACGCGCTGATCCTTGAAGGACTGGAGGACGGTCCCCTTGCGGCCATCGAGGCTCCAGGAGAACTGTGCGAGATCACAGCCCCCCGGGAAGGTGAAGAGGGTCCGGCGGGTGTTGCGCCGGCCTTCGAAACGCACCCACTTGCACGTGTCGCCCTCGGACTGGGCAAAGGAAAGCGTGTCATCGCTGACCGGAGGCGGAGCAGTGGCGGGGCTTGCTTGCGCCGGAGGGGACGCGGGCGGCGTGGGAGCCGACGCGGGGTCCTGGGTCTTCGACTTGCACGCGCTCGTGGCGAGCGCGGCGGCAAGGAAGCAGGTGGTGCCAAGTTGGCGGAACATATGCGTGCTCCTGCGATAAGACTGGCGGACTCTGGCATGGAGGAGTGTCCATGGATAGAGGGCGCGCACGGTGTTGGGAGTGACCCCGCCACGGCGCCAATCCCCCTGCGCCACGGCCCTGCCCTCCCCACAACCCATTCAGTTTCAGGCTGTCGAAGCCGTTCCTGACCAATCAGGTCGTTCCACGACTCCAGGCGCTTCATGCCAATGACAAAGCGGGACTTCGCGTCTCCTCGTTTGCCGTCGTCCTATCGGGGCTCATCCAGGTCAGTCCTGCATGGGACCCGCGTGGGGAGGTTGCTTCTATCCTCCGCTATCCCGCGCGGGCCCGGGAGCGTGAGGGCAGCTCGAGTTGGGCCGCCACGAGCCGCGAGTAGGCCCCGCCTCGAGCGAGCAACTCCGCGTGCGTGCCCTGCTCCACGATGCGGCCCTTCTCCATGACGAAGAGGATGTCCGCGCCCACCACGGTGCTCAGCCGGTGGGCGATGGTGACGCGGGTGCATGAGAGGGATTGCAGCGCCTGCTGCACGCGCCGCTCGGTGACGGCGTCCAGCGCGCTCGTCGCTTCGTCCAACAACAGCACCGAGGGTCGACGCACCAGCGCGCGCGCCAGGGCCAACCGCTGACGCTGCCCTCCGGACAAGCTGGCCCCCTGATCTCCCAGGGGCGTGTCGTAGCCCAGCGGCAGCGCGAGGATGTCCTCGTGGATGCCCGCGCGCGTCGCCGCGTCCACCACGGCCGCCAGCGGGATGGACGGATCCGCGAAGGCGATGTTGCTGCGCACCGACGCGTTGAACAGCCGCGTGTCCTGCACCACGATGCCCAGTTGCTGGCGCACCGAGTCGCTCTCCAGCTCCGTCAGGTCCATCCCGTCGAAGAGCACCCGCCCCGCCTCCGGCCGGTATAAACCCAGGAGCACGCGCGCCAACGTGGACTTGCCTCCGCCGGAGGGGCCGACAATGGCCGCCCATTGCCCCGGTGCAATCCTCAGCGACACGTCCTGCAGGGACGGTGACTCCAGCGCGCCGTAGCGGAAACGGACGCCCTCCACGGTGATGCCACCCGCCAGCTTCGGCGCGGGCCGCACCTTTCGTGCGTCCTGCTCCGGGGCCGTCTCCAGCAGGTCGTCGATGCGCTCCAGGTAGCCGCTAGCGAGCTGCACCTGCCCGCCCACCGCGACCAGGGAGGCCAGGGGGGCCAGCGCGCCCAGCGCCAACGCCTGGGCCGTCAGCATCGCCCCCAGCGTCAGCTCGCCGCGCAGCACCTGCCACAGCCCCGTGCCCAACAACACCGAGGGCGCGCCCACCTGGAGTCCCGCCGCCAGCGCTTCCACCACGCCCTGGTAGTAGCGCTTGCGCGAGGAGGCATTGAGCTGCCGCGTGTAGAGCTCCTCCCAGTGCCCCACCGCCTGTCCCTGCGCGCCGGAGGACTTCAGGACCTCCAGGCCGGACAGCATCTCCACCGTGAAGTCCTGGGACTTCGCCTGCGCGTGCATCTCGCTGGCCAGCAACTCCTCGCGCCGCCGCCGCGTCAAGAGCAGCACCAGCACCTGCGCCGCCGCCACGGCCCCCACCGCCAGGAGCAGCGGCCGGCTCAGGCCCGCCAGCATCCCCACCGAGGAGAGGATGAGCAGCCCGTCCAGCATCACCGCCAGCGTGGCCGCGCCCAACGCCTCGCGGATGATGGCCAGGCTGTTGATGCGCATCATCAGGTCGCCCGACGAGCGCTGCTGGAGGAAGGCATACGGCAGTGACAGCAGGTGCCGCACCAGCTGGCCCGCCATGCCCACGTCCAGCTCCACGCGCAGCCGCACCAGCAGGGCCGAGCGCAGCGACGTGGCCAGGACGTGGCACACCAGCACCAGCCCCACGCCCACTCCCAGCGCCGCCAGCAGGCTCGTGTCCTGCCGTGGCACCACCCGGTCCACCCCCATGCCCATGAGGAAGGGCAGCACCAGGGACAGCACCTGCAGCACCAGCGACACCGCGAAGATGCGCGTCCAGTTGCCTGCGTGCCCGCGCAGCAGGGCTGGCAGGCGGCGCAGCAGGGCCGGCCGCGTGTGGCCTCCCCGGAGCGCGGACGTGGGCTCGAACAGCAGGGCCACGCCGGTGAAGGCGTCGCGGAACTCGTCCCAGGACAGCCGCCGCCGTCCCAGGGCCGGATCCACCACGTCCACCCCACCCCGCCACAGCCCGTCGAAGACGACGTAGTGGTTGAACTCCCAGTGGAGGATGGAGCCGCGGTCCAGCACGGGAACCTCGTCCATGCCCAGGCTCACGCCCCGCGCATCCAGGCCGAAGCGCTTCGCTGCCTCCACCAGCGCCAGCGCGTGCGCGCCTCCGCGCCCCGCCCCCACCGCCTCGCGCACCTCCGCCGGCCGCGCCGGGGCGCCGTGGTACGCCAGCACCATGGCCAGGCACGTGGGGCCGCAGTCCGCCGCGGTGAACTGCTGGAGCAACGGCACCCGGCGCCACCGCCGCTTCAGCTCACGCCACGTGCCCATGCCTCACCTCCGCCCGCCGCGAGCCTGCGCCCACAGCGCGGCCGCCAGCGACTCCGTGCCCACCTGCACTTCGACCGTGTTCGGGGTGCCTGGCGCGTCGCCGCCCGCCGACGAAACGTCGTGCGCACGGACGAGCACGCCCGACGCCAGCCTCCCGCTCAACGCCTCTGGCACTCGCGTCCCCGTATCCACCCACTCCACCTCGTAGTCGCGCATGCCTTGCGCCGTCCGTGCGCGCACTCGCAGCCCCGGACGCAGCGTGCCCTGGTGCTGTTCGGGCACGGTGAAGAACAGCCGCGTCCGCATGTCGCTCCCGGGCGATGGAGCCGTGGGCGAGCCCAGGGACACCACCTCCACCACCCCTGGGACGCTCACCACGCGGGCCACCGGCACGCGCGTCGCGAAGAGGCCCAGGAGCGCGATCGCGACCTCCAACGGCAGCGGCAGCCAGCGCACCCAGCTCGGGTGCTCCAGCCGCACCGGCTCCGCGGCGGGCCCGCGCGCATGGCGCTCCAGGGCCTCGCGCCTGAAGGGCGTGTTCCCTTCCTCAGCGGCCATGTCGCGACTCCAGCGGCGTGCGGAAGGACGCGAGCAGCATCCGATCCCACGCCGGCTCCTCGTCGCTGATGGCCGCCAGCAGCGCGAGCGCGATGCCCACCGAGCCCGTCAGGAAGCTGGCGTTGTCCTCCACCCGGTCCGTGTAGATTTCGCGAGGGAACCACGCCGCGTAGCCACCGACGCCTTCGCCGGGCACGCGCCGCGCCACGAGCCGCGCGAAGCACTCGCGCGCTTCGCGGCCGAAGGCCTCCTCCCCCGTCAGCCGGTACATGCGGTGGAACAGGTGCGCCAGCCCCGCCTCGCCGTGGCACAGCCCGCCGTCCATCACTTCGCGCGTCTCCTCGGGCCGGCGCACCGCGCGCAGGCCCGTCTCCACCGCCACCCGTTCCCACTCCGCGTTGCCCACCGCGCGCGCGGCCATCAGCAGCGTCGCGGCCACACCTGGATCCCCGTAGCACCACGCCCCCCGCGACACCTGGGAGCGCCGCACCTCGTTGTCCGCGTAGTAGGCGAAGGCGGACAGCGAGCTCGAGGGCTGCCGCTGCGCGAGCAGCCACCGCACAGCCTCCTCCAGCGCGGGCCCCACCCGCGCCCGGTCGACGCCGTGCGCCCACGCGGCCGCCAGCAGGCCCACCACGCCCGGGTTGCCGTGGGCCACGCCCAGGTTGTAGCCGCCATCCTGCTGCTTCTTGCGGGTGGTCGTGGGGATGAGCTCCGGAGGGGTCCGCCACGCCCGCCCCTGCGGCCCCAACTCCGACACGGCCAGCAGGTGGTGGACGACGCGCTCCAGGCACCGGCGCGCCCGGGCCCCCGGAAGCCGCTCCAGCGCGAAGACGCCCAGCCCCACCAGCCCGGCGATGAGATCGTAGTGCTGCACCCAATGCTCGACGCCCAGGGCGTCCTCCAGCGCCGCTTCCACTTCCTCCAGCGGATCCTCCTCCGCGCCCAGCTGATCCGGCAGAAGGTGCGCGCCCAGGTGCTGCATCACCCACGACACCTGGACGAAGCCGCCGTGCAGCGCCGGACGCATCCACTGGCGCCCCACCTCCTCCAGCGCCCCGTCCAGGAAGCGCGCCGCGTGCTCCG encodes:
- a CDS encoding Ig-like domain-containing protein, with the translated sequence MPVFHGARRLALCLLTFVLACGSTEPDPKPGEDDDSDKVAALTLSPNGATLLVGESLTLAAQALDDSGHALQNFQVTWSSQLPAYATVAGGRVTGVAPGGTVITAKVGSVSTTLTVIVMPDDASRPSSDEVLASAHEAGLINDEELLAYRVYAAFSDPRLPLQYKARVEPAFDVTPLEELHARFDDLSAPMQDALGMYLLRPADPGSWLNTPLPDARLSSMKRPSCKPHSDGWYSLSKSHAKVKVWFEFAIAGQREQADLLDKAIENEIWPKLMALGLKEPLTDGSIAVCNGGSPQLDLYLSRNMNGRGLTLPEGLDNTQAATYILLWDGLGDDELKGAATHELMHAIQWSYKTKGPQGSYGWIRDATANWAIDQVYGQQQPQLEHDYADCFMSSPDLSLEDRSPGHCKSPAAGPLAARDYGAYLFFQFLAKKHGPNVVVAALEKLTTETSSLTAVDSSVPGKLEKTWPDFAKVLWNQAPIDAKAESFAKWDQLTEKVKPHAIKGDLAGAPEHKEELHDELKNLSNHYEHFTFSDPNTRSLIFHNGWFKNITDSKDPVKVLALWNDASGTWHEEDWSDYEYVGLCRDMKSQRAQDLIIITSNAKFAPNGGGSLKAAKTPYLKRSNLGCWKYKGTSKAVLTGAGWSGRGKILDSNLEYQVLGAFATADYEHLNLPHTKRLGAFMIMPVSGDFTLDVDYNFGGCRYTHGPTKYALVANGGVMLMNPFNELKSPDPDTQDWLSHASRSYTSAIGDGRIVDIAVGGGPDCRGPEKDAPGNILLTDTGSPPLAKPNGELSGTFPYADAVFTWTLQPQSEP
- a CDS encoding OprO/OprP family phosphate-selective porin, producing the protein MSAFSAAHLATLGLLLLAAPPARAQATEPEKAPEPPIVQLSEEGYTFSTADKAFVLKIRGQVQGDGRFYVADSDRSGTNTFLIRRLRPFLDGTLFGFVDFRLMPDFGVNQPLIQDAYIDLRPVEWLRLRAGRFKTPFGLELLQANTDVPFIERSLTFDLVPIRDAGLQLHGDIAGGRLAYAFAVVNGDPDGASIDVNTDDSFDMVARVFAQPFKGDTDSALQGLGLGVAVSRGLQFGTPSTNTSTTALVPQRSTGQEIIFSFLNNGTTGPTVVADGEHVRLSPQGYFYWGPVGLLAEYVLSSQEVSIGDQRARLRHHAWQAYASYVLGGDASFTGPKPHQPFNPKTGKGGALEISARYQGLDMDDEAFPIFADPTRSVSQARGFGVATLFAFNRRVRVALNYHHTTYVGGAVEGDREAENVVMSRFQVAF
- a CDS encoding peptidoglycan-binding protein, with product MPQKQALNSPFAPFVPAEEDPRDFLRLGSQGLQVSALQSRLKTLHPEVGEVDGHFGPKTFAAVTAFQRSRGLVPDGVVGPKTAGALGLHLSSPRTPSAPVANKASANDAEALVEKFSSRWSTDEKGLAQALYNRGADAHFVIAAFRLLDAEYTSDSDDVALQYVALVRSRQGPALEMLKKERALRNLLIDCLAAGVVFPDEDAQIQFLRGLAGPTPVPSGGSQPHPGIEIMVQAALAQKGKKYVYGAEVAATNRDAKAFDCSELVEWAAAQAGAKMPDGSQNQRAHCREKKTIIPVEEAIRTRGALLFTKGHVAISLGNGMTIEAANKEKGVCSQKATDRGWVEAGLVPDFYKGGVSSRTPQRVSSAQAVSTPKTAPASNKVASAATGDGTSGNVINGYVLYPNEVRGEGTIAWRNNNPGNIRNGSFANAHGAFKGKHNRHFAIFPNHATGFAALIELLKTQQYQTLSVTAAMKRYAPASDDNDPVAYARTLSKKTGVDVNRLLSSLSSAELQKFAAAIQQVEGWKAGVVYSRRDPRLAGLGIQSADVSAPSVAATTPASQGTKQTSSIQAAVRGSSSPALKLPATAHQETLRKLGQQARERMNKKNLGLCAKGVCEMLSAVGYSYGLDRPYVSSGIVGKVYDYGTGQWIAASTKGYYVSKHSHLDKKTELVTDDSHVKCAAASDSAKFMKHTLELLKFIECTALLRGHGSLGAPPQQSVETLRSLPEGAIVVFGPALSRSVLKQADKSYKQGGTGHAGHVGVLLREGNEVLVVADGLLTSNGSKYTVEMCLSSYAWAVGFVPTTAPFKASSKDRVQPVV
- a CDS encoding peptidase domain-containing ABC transporter, with amino-acid sequence MGTWRELKRRWRRVPLLQQFTAADCGPTCLAMVLAYHGAPARPAEVREAVGAGRGGAHALALVEAAKRFGLDARGVSLGMDEVPVLDRGSILHWEFNHYVVFDGLWRGGVDVVDPALGRRRLSWDEFRDAFTGVALLFEPTSALRGGHTRPALLRRLPALLRGHAGNWTRIFAVSLVLQVLSLVLPFLMGMGVDRVVPRQDTSLLAALGVGVGLVLVCHVLATSLRSALLVRLRVELDVGMAGQLVRHLLSLPYAFLQQRSSGDLMMRINSLAIIREALGAATLAVMLDGLLILSSVGMLAGLSRPLLLAVGAVAAAQVLVLLLTRRRREELLASEMHAQAKSQDFTVEMLSGLEVLKSSGAQGQAVGHWEELYTRQLNASSRKRYYQGVVEALAAGLQVGAPSVLLGTGLWQVLRGELTLGAMLTAQALALGALAPLASLVAVGGQVQLASGYLERIDDLLETAPEQDARKVRPAPKLAGGITVEGVRFRYGALESPSLQDVSLRIAPGQWAAIVGPSGGGKSTLARVLLGLYRPEAGRVLFDGMDLTELESDSVRQQLGIVVQDTRLFNASVRSNIAFADPSIPLAAVVDAATRAGIHEDILALPLGYDTPLGDQGASLSGGQRQRLALARALVRRPSVLLLDEATSALDAVTERRVQQALQSLSCTRVTIAHRLSTVVGADILFVMEKGRIVEQGTHAELLARGGAYSRLVAAQLELPSRSRARAG
- a CDS encoding lanthionine synthetase C family protein, with the translated sequence MMAHSIRPNQEAPRWRPLLTGTLADQAAETVRAITTELHKPFTHKGMRIAERLSSQALLHGYLARVWPGGDDPEHAARFLDGALEEVGRQWMRPALHGGFVQVSWVMQHLGAHLLPDQLGAEEDPLEEVEAALEDALGVEHWVQHYDLIAGLVGLGVFALERLPGARARRCLERVVHHLLAVSELGPQGRAWRTPPELIPTTTRKKQQDGGYNLGVAHGNPGVVGLLAAAWAHGVDRARVGPALEEAVRWLLAQRQPSSSLSAFAYYADNEVRRSQVSRGAWCYGDPGVAATLLMAARAVGNAEWERVAVETGLRAVRRPEETREVMDGGLCHGEAGLAHLFHRMYRLTGEEAFGREARECFARLVARRVPGEGVGGYAAWFPREIYTDRVEDNASFLTGSVGIALALLAAISDEEPAWDRMLLASFRTPLESRHGR